In Nonomuraea sp. NBC_00507, the following are encoded in one genomic region:
- a CDS encoding DUF6766 family protein — MVEAVRWVKENSLALAFLIMFLLAVAGQAVAGTLEFNDQQRAEGAPPVSVLHYVASSAFAVNVAENWQSEYLQFFLFVMLTVWLVQKGSPESKKVDAMGPESDHQQQIGAHATPQSPSWAKAKGWRLWLYSNSLGLVMGLLFLLSWLAQSVAGQAAYNAERLGDLRDPVTWGAYVTSPEFWDRSLQNWQSELLAVLSMVVLSIYLRQRGSPESKPVGASHLATGVEG, encoded by the coding sequence GTGGTCGAGGCTGTGAGGTGGGTCAAGGAGAACTCGCTCGCTCTGGCCTTCCTCATCATGTTCCTTCTGGCGGTCGCCGGCCAGGCGGTGGCCGGGACGCTGGAGTTCAACGACCAGCAGCGGGCCGAGGGGGCCCCGCCGGTCTCGGTGCTCCATTACGTGGCGTCCTCGGCGTTCGCGGTGAACGTGGCCGAGAACTGGCAGTCGGAGTACCTGCAGTTCTTCCTGTTCGTCATGCTCACCGTGTGGCTGGTGCAGAAGGGGTCGCCCGAGTCCAAGAAGGTGGACGCGATGGGGCCGGAGTCCGACCATCAGCAGCAGATCGGGGCGCACGCCACTCCCCAGTCCCCCTCCTGGGCCAAGGCCAAGGGGTGGCGGTTGTGGTTGTACAGCAACTCGCTCGGGCTGGTGATGGGGCTGCTCTTCCTGTTGTCGTGGCTGGCGCAGTCGGTGGCGGGGCAGGCCGCGTACAACGCCGAGCGGCTCGGGGACCTGCGGGATCCGGTCACGTGGGGCGCGTACGTCACCTCGCCGGAGTTCTGGGACCGGAGTCTGCAGAACTGGCAGTCGGAGCTGCTGGCCGTGTTGTCGATGGTGGTGTTGTCGATCTATCTGCGCCAGCGCGGGTCGCCCGAGTCGAAGCCGGTCGGTGCGTCTCACCTGGCCACGGGGGTCGAGGGCTGA
- a CDS encoding 1-aminocyclopropane-1-carboxylate deaminase/D-cysteine desulfhydrase, with protein MEELLDPGLGQVRVFLMHDDNKPRKLKHNLGHRRLLTFGGAYSNHIRAVAEAGRRHGIETIGVIRGEEHLPLNSSLAYAEACGMTLTYLDRASYRLKHTEEVQARLRARWGEDVAILPEGGSNAAAVRGCAELPGEIAVPYDVVCCPVGTGGTLAGISAGLPEGKRAIGFAVLKGAGFLAGEVARLQREAYGRTWPNWSLNLDYHFGGYAKTTPALDGFIEKYRVEGVYVAKMLYGILDLARQGAFAPGTRVVAVVTGQPSTPVAR; from the coding sequence ATGGAGGAGCTCCTGGATCCAGGGCTCGGTCAGGTCCGGGTGTTCCTGATGCATGACGACAACAAGCCGCGCAAACTCAAGCACAACCTGGGCCATCGCCGGCTGCTGACCTTCGGCGGCGCCTACTCCAATCACATCAGGGCCGTCGCGGAGGCCGGGCGCCGGCACGGGATCGAGACGATCGGCGTCATCCGGGGCGAGGAGCACCTCCCGCTCAACTCGTCCCTGGCCTACGCCGAGGCCTGCGGGATGACGCTCACCTATCTCGACCGGGCCTCCTATCGGCTCAAGCACACCGAAGAGGTGCAGGCGCGGCTGCGCGCGCGGTGGGGCGAGGATGTGGCGATCCTGCCCGAGGGCGGCAGCAACGCCGCCGCCGTGCGCGGGTGCGCCGAGCTGCCCGGGGAGATCGCTGTGCCGTACGACGTCGTCTGCTGTCCGGTCGGCACCGGCGGGACGCTGGCCGGGATCTCGGCGGGACTGCCGGAGGGCAAGCGGGCGATCGGGTTCGCGGTGCTCAAGGGGGCGGGGTTCCTCGCCGGCGAGGTGGCCAGGCTGCAGCGGGAGGCGTACGGGCGCACGTGGCCGAACTGGTCGCTCAACCTGGACTATCACTTCGGCGGATACGCCAAGACAACACCAGCTTTGGACGGATTTATCGAGAAATATCGAGTCGAAGGCGTCTATGTCGCCAAGATGCTCTACGGGATCCTCGACCTCGCCCGCCAGGGCGCGTTCGCCCCCGGCACCCGCGTCGTCGCCGTCGTCACCGGTCAGCCCTCGACCCCCGTGGCCAGGTGA
- the galK gene encoding galactokinase, with product MRVAEAFRAAYGASPQTVWHAPGRVNLIGEHTDYNDGFVLPFAVPWGVTAAVTPRTDKTIRLLSLQSSGEPVTITSREESTGWTRYVVGVLAMLGDRVAGADIAIDGDIPSGAGLSSSAALEVSVASALNELHDLGMTPMEIALLSQKAENGFVGVPSGIMDQAASALSEEGHALFLDCRSLGSRNIPLDLASHGLSILIIDTQVHHEHSGGEYAKRRAECESAARKLGVPALRDVTDLAAALELLQGDERKRTQHVVTENHRVEALIGLLRAGAITEIGALLNASHLSLRDQYEVSSPELDVAVEAAVKGGARGARMTGGGFGGSAIALVSDDRLEAVQQSVVDAYAAHGFQPPRFLPATPAPGAHRLA from the coding sequence ATGCGCGTTGCTGAAGCTTTCCGTGCCGCCTACGGCGCGTCCCCCCAGACCGTCTGGCACGCGCCCGGCCGCGTCAACCTGATCGGGGAGCACACCGACTACAACGACGGCTTCGTGCTGCCGTTCGCGGTGCCGTGGGGCGTGACGGCCGCGGTCACCCCGCGCACGGACAAGACCATCCGCCTGCTCTCCCTCCAGTCCTCCGGCGAGCCCGTCACGATCACGAGCCGCGAGGAGTCCACGGGCTGGACCCGCTACGTCGTCGGCGTCCTGGCCATGCTGGGCGACCGCGTGGCCGGCGCCGACATCGCGATCGACGGCGACATCCCGTCGGGCGCGGGCCTGAGCTCCAGCGCCGCACTCGAGGTCTCCGTCGCCTCCGCGCTCAACGAGCTGCACGACCTGGGCATGACGCCCATGGAGATCGCCCTGCTCAGCCAGAAGGCCGAGAACGGCTTCGTCGGCGTGCCCTCCGGCATCATGGACCAGGCCGCCTCCGCCCTGTCCGAGGAGGGGCACGCCCTGTTCCTCGACTGCCGTTCGCTCGGCTCCCGCAACATCCCGCTCGACCTGGCCTCCCACGGGCTGAGCATTCTCATCATCGACACCCAGGTCCACCACGAGCACTCGGGCGGCGAATACGCCAAGCGCCGCGCGGAGTGCGAGTCCGCTGCCCGCAAGCTCGGCGTCCCGGCCCTGCGTGACGTGACCGATCTGGCGGCGGCCCTGGAGCTGCTGCAGGGCGACGAGCGCAAGCGCACCCAGCACGTCGTGACCGAGAACCACCGCGTGGAGGCCCTCATCGGCCTGCTGCGGGCCGGCGCCATCACCGAGATCGGCGCGCTGCTGAACGCCTCGCACCTGTCGCTCAGGGACCAGTACGAGGTGTCGTCGCCCGAACTGGACGTGGCGGTGGAGGCCGCCGTCAAGGGCGGCGCCCGGGGCGCCAGGATGACCGGCGGCGGCTTCGGCGGCTCGGCCATCGCCCTGGTGTCCGACGACCGCCTGGAGGCCGTCCAGCAGTCGGTCGTGGACGCCTACGCCGCGCACGGCTTCCAGCCTCCCCGCTTCCTCCCCGCCACCCCGGCCCCCGGCGCCCACCGCCTGGCCTGA
- a CDS encoding enoyl-CoA hydratase-related protein: MAELVLSAVDQGVLTLTFNRPDTLNAWTDAMGRRYFDLLAEAEKDPGVRAVVVTGAGRGFCSGADFKTLNAIQTGSYDETPDPRPTTFPTTIGKPIIAAVNGACAGLGMVHALVCDLVFTAESAKWTTAFPRRGLIAEYGLSWVLPRIMGQQRAMDVLLSGRVFTGREAYELGLVNRVVPGDGVVAEAQAYARELAVHSSPASMAVIKRQVWRDWDVTLEESAKVAVQEMMASFGRPDFAEGVAGFLERRPPNFPPL; this comes from the coding sequence ATGGCGGAACTCGTGCTTTCAGCTGTCGACCAGGGCGTGCTCACGCTGACCTTCAACCGTCCCGACACGCTCAACGCCTGGACGGACGCGATGGGGCGGCGCTACTTCGACCTGCTGGCGGAGGCGGAGAAGGACCCCGGGGTGCGGGCCGTGGTGGTCACGGGTGCGGGCAGGGGGTTCTGCTCCGGGGCCGACTTCAAGACCCTGAACGCCATCCAGACCGGCTCCTACGACGAGACCCCCGATCCGCGGCCCACCACCTTCCCCACGACCATCGGCAAGCCGATCATCGCGGCGGTCAACGGGGCCTGCGCGGGGCTCGGCATGGTGCATGCCCTGGTCTGTGACCTGGTCTTCACGGCCGAGTCCGCCAAGTGGACCACCGCCTTCCCGCGGCGCGGGCTGATCGCCGAGTACGGGCTGTCATGGGTGCTGCCCCGGATCATGGGGCAGCAGCGGGCCATGGACGTGCTGTTGTCGGGGCGCGTGTTCACCGGGCGGGAGGCGTACGAGCTGGGGCTGGTCAACCGGGTGGTGCCGGGGGACGGGGTGGTGGCCGAGGCCCAGGCGTACGCGCGGGAGCTGGCCGTGCACAGCTCGCCGGCGTCGATGGCGGTGATCAAGCGGCAGGTGTGGCGGGATTGGGACGTCACGCTCGAGGAGTCCGCCAAGGTGGCCGTCCAGGAGATGATGGCCTCCTTCGGCCGCCCCGACTTCGCCGAAGGCGTCGCCGGCTTCCTGGAACGCCGCCCGCCGAACTTCCCGCCGCTCTGA
- a CDS encoding tyrosine-protein phosphatase, with the protein MDRDLAWDGCHNVRDLGGLPAAGERRTRWGAVVRSDTPDRLTEAGWAAAAAHGVRTIVDLRTPGEHRAAGQGHRPPWMTVIDVPLHEPGEPHEHGGTPLYLRAFLERHPDRCARVLREVAQAPPGGVLVHCVAGRDRTGLIALVLLTLAGVGAPDILADYERSTARLRPLYAALGQPDDDLRVQAYLARTGTTAREAVLAALDGLHGLDAYVSAADLAALRERLTASEPRAEGGRAANGGGRRPG; encoded by the coding sequence ATGGACCGAGACCTCGCCTGGGACGGCTGCCACAACGTCCGGGACCTGGGCGGCCTGCCGGCCGCCGGCGAGCGGCGCACCCGCTGGGGAGCCGTGGTGCGCTCCGACACGCCCGACCGGCTGACCGAGGCGGGCTGGGCGGCGGCAGCGGCTCACGGCGTACGGACCATCGTGGACCTGCGCACGCCGGGCGAGCACCGGGCGGCGGGCCAGGGCCATCGCCCGCCGTGGATGACCGTGATCGACGTGCCGCTGCACGAGCCCGGCGAGCCTCACGAGCACGGCGGCACGCCGCTCTATCTCCGCGCCTTCCTGGAGCGTCACCCGGATCGGTGCGCCCGCGTGCTGCGGGAGGTCGCGCAGGCGCCGCCGGGCGGGGTGCTCGTGCACTGCGTGGCAGGACGCGACCGCACCGGCCTGATCGCGTTGGTGCTGCTCACGCTGGCCGGGGTCGGCGCGCCGGACATCCTGGCCGACTACGAGCGGTCGACGGCCCGCCTGCGCCCGCTCTACGCCGCACTCGGCCAGCCCGACGACGACCTGCGGGTGCAGGCGTACCTGGCAAGGACGGGCACCACCGCACGTGAAGCCGTGCTGGCGGCGCTCGACGGCCTCCACGGCCTTGACGCCTACGTGAGCGCCGCCGACCTGGCCGCCCTGCGCGAGCGGCTCACCGCGAGCGAGCCGCGGGCGGAGGGTGGGCGGGCGGCTAACGGTGGTGGGCGAAGGCCGGGGTAA
- a CDS encoding nitric oxide synthase oxygenase: MRTWITSLRPFDAPAMRSWLERTTDLREAERFIRLYHAENPSVGGLYARLRDVTRDVARTGTYTHTFEELEFGARVAWRNSSRCIGRLYWRSLRVRDRRQVSTAEGVALECVDHLREATGDGKIRPTVTVLQPDTPALPGPRILNDQLVRYAGHRVRGGQVVGDPKNAELTDTAKALGWRGGTGGRFDVLPVIIQPAFGDPLLCNLPGDAVLEVPLVHPEYPWFADLGLRWHAVPAISDMCLEIGGICYPCAPFNGWYMGTEIGARNLADTDRYDQLAVVAERLGLDTSTERSLWRDHALVELNVAVLHSFEQAGVTMTDHHTESRRFLTHLAKEEKAGRVCPADWSWIVPPLSGSATPVFHRYYDTSVLTPAFAHHR, translated from the coding sequence GTGCGTACCTGGATCACGTCCCTGCGTCCCTTCGACGCGCCCGCCATGCGGTCATGGCTGGAGCGAACCACCGACCTGCGCGAGGCGGAGCGCTTCATCAGGCTCTACCACGCCGAGAACCCCTCCGTGGGCGGCCTGTACGCCCGGCTGCGCGACGTCACCAGGGACGTCGCCCGTACCGGGACCTACACGCACACGTTCGAGGAGCTTGAGTTCGGCGCCCGGGTGGCCTGGCGCAACAGCAGCCGATGCATCGGCCGGCTCTACTGGCGCTCGCTGCGGGTACGCGACCGCAGGCAGGTGAGCACCGCCGAGGGCGTGGCCCTCGAGTGCGTCGACCACCTGCGCGAGGCCACCGGCGACGGCAAGATCAGGCCCACGGTCACCGTCCTGCAGCCCGACACCCCCGCCCTGCCGGGGCCCCGCATACTGAACGACCAGCTCGTCCGCTACGCCGGGCATCGGGTTCGTGGCGGCCAGGTTGTCGGCGACCCGAAGAACGCCGAGCTCACCGACACGGCCAAGGCGCTGGGGTGGCGCGGCGGCACCGGCGGCCGGTTCGACGTGCTGCCGGTGATCATCCAGCCGGCGTTCGGGGATCCGCTCCTGTGCAACCTGCCCGGCGACGCCGTGCTGGAGGTGCCGCTGGTGCATCCCGAGTACCCGTGGTTCGCCGACCTGGGGCTGCGCTGGCACGCCGTACCGGCCATCTCGGACATGTGCCTGGAGATCGGCGGCATCTGCTACCCGTGTGCGCCGTTCAACGGCTGGTACATGGGGACCGAGATCGGCGCGCGCAACCTCGCCGACACCGACAGGTACGACCAGCTCGCGGTGGTGGCCGAGCGGCTCGGCCTGGACACCTCCACCGAGCGCTCGCTGTGGCGCGACCACGCGCTGGTGGAGCTGAACGTGGCGGTGTTGCACTCGTTCGAGCAGGCCGGGGTGACGATGACCGACCACCACACCGAGTCGCGGCGCTTCCTCACCCATCTGGCGAAGGAGGAGAAGGCGGGGCGCGTCTGCCCGGCCGACTGGTCGTGGATCGTGCCGCCGCTGTCGGGCAGCGCCACGCCCGTCTTCCATCGCTACTACGACACCAGCGTCCTTACCCCGGCCTTCGCCCACCACCGTTAG
- a CDS encoding YtxH domain-containing protein → MRYRMTFAAGLAIGYVLGSRAGRERYEQIKRAAQRVADNPRVQEAAGVVGAQASKYAGMARSRMGDTLQQRIPFLSREAHKHDGGTGWPEEEAQGEGVEKKARESGIPY, encoded by the coding sequence ATGCGATATCGGATGACATTCGCTGCGGGCCTGGCGATCGGCTACGTGCTGGGCAGCCGGGCCGGACGCGAACGGTACGAACAGATCAAGCGGGCGGCGCAGCGGGTCGCCGACAACCCCCGGGTCCAGGAGGCCGCGGGCGTGGTCGGCGCGCAGGCATCGAAGTACGCGGGAATGGCCAGGTCCAGGATGGGCGACACGCTGCAGCAGCGGATCCCGTTCCTGAGCCGTGAGGCCCACAAGCACGATGGCGGCACCGGCTGGCCGGAGGAGGAGGCCCAGGGCGAGGGCGTGGAGAAGAAGGCCCGCGAGAGCGGGATCCCGTACTGA
- a CDS encoding amylo-alpha-1,6-glucosidase, producing MEARPAVDDAALGREAMAVLEANWTGTGTVPAPGLYPHQWSWDSAFVVIGLARHRPDRARDELLSLLRGQWATGMVPHIVFHTREAYFPGPSVWRSQEHEAAPHVLTSGLTAPPLHGLALWWLYQHTGDEAFVRKAYPALVAQHDYLASARDLGGAGLAAIVHPWESGMDDSPAWDEPLAALPVIRYGYRHVELEERHPDSDHDRYVWLAMRYRDAGYSPGYLRDEHPFAVEDPMFNGIWLASCQAMAELAPLAHADPAPHVEQAARIRQAMLERLWDGCFYARDLRADRLIRVSTVGGFGPLLDPWLPSEHLHAAVEMLESARFMGATGYPVPSCEIRATQFDRTRYWRGPSWVNTNWLLRRAAAVHSLDHLAQQLTNGTLRLVRQAGFRECFDPFDGSGRGCRDFSWSAALTLDLLADTVEE from the coding sequence ATGGAGGCGCGGCCGGCGGTTGACGATGCCGCGCTCGGGCGCGAGGCCATGGCCGTGCTCGAGGCGAACTGGACGGGCACTGGCACCGTGCCCGCGCCAGGCCTCTATCCGCACCAATGGAGCTGGGACTCCGCCTTCGTCGTCATCGGCCTGGCCAGGCACCGGCCGGACCGGGCTCGCGACGAGCTCCTCAGCCTGCTGCGCGGCCAGTGGGCGACGGGGATGGTGCCGCACATCGTCTTCCACACGCGCGAGGCGTACTTTCCCGGACCCTCCGTATGGCGCTCACAGGAGCACGAGGCCGCGCCGCACGTGCTCACCTCGGGACTGACCGCGCCGCCGCTGCACGGGCTGGCGTTGTGGTGGCTCTACCAGCACACCGGCGACGAGGCGTTCGTCAGGAAGGCGTACCCGGCGCTGGTCGCCCAGCACGACTACCTCGCCTCGGCCCGCGACCTCGGCGGCGCGGGGCTCGCCGCGATCGTGCACCCGTGGGAGTCGGGCATGGACGACAGCCCCGCCTGGGACGAGCCGCTGGCCGCGCTGCCCGTCATCAGGTACGGCTACCGCCACGTGGAGCTCGAGGAGCGCCACCCCGACAGCGACCACGACCGCTACGTCTGGCTCGCCATGCGCTACCGCGACGCCGGATACAGCCCCGGCTACCTGCGTGACGAGCACCCCTTCGCGGTCGAGGACCCGATGTTCAACGGGATCTGGCTGGCCTCCTGCCAGGCCATGGCGGAGCTGGCGCCGCTCGCGCACGCCGATCCCGCACCCCACGTCGAGCAGGCCGCGCGCATCAGGCAGGCCATGCTCGAGCGCCTGTGGGACGGCTGCTTCTACGCCAGGGACCTGCGGGCCGACCGGCTGATCAGAGTGTCCACAGTGGGCGGGTTCGGGCCGCTGCTCGACCCCTGGCTGCCCAGCGAGCACCTGCACGCCGCCGTCGAGATGCTGGAGTCGGCCAGGTTCATGGGCGCCACCGGCTACCCGGTGCCCAGTTGCGAGATCCGCGCCACCCAGTTCGACCGCACCCGTTACTGGCGCGGGCCCTCGTGGGTGAACACCAACTGGCTGCTGCGCCGGGCCGCGGCCGTGCATTCGCTCGACCATCTCGCCCAGCAGCTCACCAACGGCACGCTGCGCCTGGTCAGGCAGGCCGGTTTCCGGGAGTGCTTCGACCCCTTCGACGGCAGCGGCCGGGGCTGCCGGGACTTCTCCTGGAGCGCGGCGCTCACCCTCGACCTGCTCGCCGATACCGTTGAGGAATGA
- a CDS encoding serine/threonine-protein kinase — translation MSRCAQPGCTGTIDEGYCDLCGTAESSPAPPASYRTQPSSPQTNPVSRPTSGPTSSGRSRAGVLATIADLPSAPYRDPATAVMTNPEVPEEKRFCANPDCGKPVGRSRDGRPGLTDGFCPHCRTAFSFTPKLDKDDLVAGQYRVLGCLAHGGLGWIYLAADENLDGRWVVLKGLLNTNDAEALAAAEAERKVLTTVDHPNIVKVFNFQRSAGLGYIVMEYVGGQSLHELRRQGPLPLREALIYGREILQAFGYLHEAGLVYCDLKPANVIRVGKGLKLIDLGAVQPLGSPPGTSWATRGYHAPELETHPSSVTSDLYTVARTLAVLTIPGFSPVVNGNAAPLPQDCGHPSFTRWLRRATAVHPADRFQSAWEMEEQLLGVLREVCAQEEGVPYPHPSTLFGPERGAVGTALSETDDEVFGPLDPVVVAHRLPVPLVDPGDPAAGALAGLLGRDGKELLDQLAAMPPTPETKLMRARLLAEEGAAETPVALSALAMELPGDWRVTWYRGVLALATGQMGQAVSMFDSCVSLVPGELAPKLALAFALECAGQQSGPSGAASWYESVWRTDHGCVSAAFGLARTGRMGVLDEVPATSSHRMAAQVALAASAVRRPDPDAITPGDLVAAAGRLANLPDLETRRRELLTAELLHGGLTWLETNAPPPDLELAGARFTEPGLRRRLESIYRKLAVTANSRQERYALIDQANAVRPRTWL, via the coding sequence ATGAGCCGCTGCGCGCAGCCAGGCTGCACGGGCACGATCGACGAAGGCTACTGCGACCTGTGCGGCACCGCGGAGAGCTCTCCCGCGCCTCCCGCCTCGTACCGGACCCAGCCTTCGTCGCCGCAGACCAACCCGGTGAGCCGGCCGACCAGCGGGCCGACGAGCAGCGGCAGGTCGCGGGCCGGGGTGCTGGCCACCATCGCCGACCTGCCGTCGGCGCCCTACCGCGACCCGGCGACCGCCGTGATGACCAACCCCGAGGTGCCCGAGGAGAAGCGGTTCTGCGCCAACCCCGACTGCGGCAAGCCCGTCGGCCGCTCCAGGGACGGCCGGCCCGGGCTCACGGACGGGTTCTGCCCCCACTGCCGCACCGCGTTCTCCTTCACCCCGAAGCTGGACAAGGACGACCTGGTGGCCGGCCAGTACCGGGTGCTGGGCTGCCTGGCGCACGGCGGGCTCGGCTGGATCTACCTGGCCGCCGACGAGAACCTCGACGGCCGGTGGGTGGTGCTCAAGGGCCTGCTCAACACCAACGACGCCGAGGCGCTGGCGGCGGCGGAGGCCGAGCGCAAGGTGCTCACCACCGTCGATCATCCCAACATCGTCAAGGTGTTCAACTTCCAGCGTTCGGCCGGGCTCGGCTACATCGTCATGGAGTACGTCGGCGGCCAGTCCCTGCACGAGCTGCGCCGCCAGGGCCCGCTGCCGCTGCGCGAGGCCCTGATCTACGGGCGGGAGATCCTGCAGGCGTTCGGCTACCTGCACGAGGCCGGCCTGGTCTACTGCGACCTGAAGCCGGCCAACGTGATCAGGGTCGGCAAGGGGCTCAAGCTCATCGACTTGGGCGCGGTGCAGCCCCTCGGCTCGCCGCCGGGCACGTCGTGGGCCACGCGCGGCTATCACGCCCCCGAGCTGGAGACCCATCCGTCGTCGGTGACCTCCGACCTCTACACCGTCGCCAGGACGCTGGCGGTGCTGACGATCCCGGGGTTCAGCCCGGTCGTGAACGGCAATGCCGCCCCGCTGCCGCAGGACTGCGGGCATCCGTCGTTCACCCGATGGCTGCGCAGGGCCACCGCCGTCCATCCGGCCGACAGGTTCCAGAGCGCGTGGGAGATGGAGGAGCAGCTCCTCGGGGTGTTGCGCGAGGTCTGCGCCCAAGAGGAGGGGGTGCCGTACCCGCACCCGTCGACCCTGTTCGGGCCCGAGCGGGGCGCGGTGGGGACGGCGCTGTCGGAGACCGACGATGAGGTGTTCGGGCCGCTCGACCCCGTCGTGGTCGCGCACCGGCTGCCGGTGCCGCTGGTCGACCCGGGCGACCCGGCCGCGGGCGCGCTGGCCGGGCTGCTCGGCCGGGACGGCAAGGAGCTGCTGGACCAGCTCGCCGCGATGCCGCCGACGCCCGAGACGAAGCTGATGCGGGCCAGGCTGCTGGCCGAGGAGGGCGCGGCGGAGACGCCCGTCGCGCTGAGCGCGCTGGCCATGGAGCTGCCCGGCGACTGGCGGGTCACGTGGTACCGCGGCGTTCTGGCGCTGGCCACGGGGCAGATGGGGCAGGCGGTGTCGATGTTCGACTCCTGCGTGTCGCTGGTGCCCGGTGAGCTGGCGCCGAAGCTGGCGCTGGCGTTCGCGCTGGAGTGCGCGGGACAACAGTCGGGCCCGTCAGGCGCGGCCTCCTGGTACGAGAGCGTCTGGCGCACCGACCACGGCTGTGTGAGCGCGGCGTTCGGGCTGGCCAGGACCGGCAGGATGGGCGTGCTCGACGAGGTGCCCGCCACGTCGAGCCACCGGATGGCGGCGCAGGTCGCGCTGGCCGCCTCCGCGGTGCGCCGCCCCGACCCGGACGCGATCACCCCCGGCGATCTGGTGGCCGCGGCCGGCCGGCTGGCGAACCTGCCGGACCTCGAAACGCGCCGCCGCGAGTTGCTGACGGCCGAGTTGCTCCACGGCGGGCTGACCTGGCTGGAGACGAACGCACCGCCGCCGGACCTGGAGCTGGCCGGAGCCCGGTTCACCGAGCCAGGGCTGCGCAGGCGACTGGAGTCCATCTACCGCAAGCTCGCCGTCACGGCGAACTCCCGGCAGGAACGCTACGCGCTCATCGACCAGGCGAACGCCGTGCGACCGAGGACATGGCTGTGA
- a CDS encoding PP2C family serine/threonine-protein phosphatase: protein MTGDTARAACCPVCEAPVLAGDTYCEACGHPLGAPTCASCGAAAVDAEGYCERCGLRQPTGRDHAETVLDNGAAALTDRGLRRSRNEDAMALLASGDTVVTVVCDGVGSSPRADEASAVAVETAAAGLARGLSQEEAFELAGRAVTKLATSVYDAPACTYVAAVVERDRFTLGWAGDTRAYWLPEPGSAIGYSLLTEDDAVETGEITAWLGADAEDVTLHVRTFTPAAPGLLLVCSDGLWRYLDGYAFPRSGAPLDMAREMLRHALDSGGQDNVTIALIPLGDARE, encoded by the coding sequence GTGACCGGGGACACCGCGCGCGCCGCCTGCTGCCCGGTCTGTGAAGCTCCCGTGCTCGCGGGCGACACCTACTGCGAGGCCTGCGGTCATCCGCTGGGCGCTCCCACGTGCGCGTCCTGCGGAGCGGCCGCCGTCGACGCGGAGGGCTACTGCGAGCGGTGCGGCCTGCGCCAGCCCACCGGGCGGGACCACGCGGAGACCGTGCTGGACAACGGCGCGGCGGCCCTGACGGACAGAGGGCTGCGCCGCAGCCGCAACGAGGACGCGATGGCGCTGCTGGCCTCCGGCGACACGGTCGTGACCGTGGTGTGCGACGGAGTGGGCAGCTCGCCCAGGGCCGATGAGGCCTCCGCGGTGGCGGTGGAGACCGCGGCCGCCGGACTGGCCAGGGGGTTGTCGCAGGAGGAGGCGTTCGAGCTGGCCGGCCGGGCGGTGACCAAGCTGGCGACCTCCGTGTACGACGCTCCCGCCTGCACGTACGTCGCCGCCGTGGTCGAGCGGGACCGATTCACGCTCGGCTGGGCCGGTGACACGCGGGCCTACTGGTTGCCGGAGCCGGGCTCGGCGATCGGATACAGCTTGCTGACCGAGGACGACGCGGTGGAGACCGGCGAGATCACCGCCTGGCTCGGGGCGGACGCCGAAGACGTCACGCTCCACGTACGGACCTTCACCCCCGCCGCGCCCGGCCTGCTGCTCGTCTGCAGCGATGGCCTGTGGCGCTACCTGGACGGCTACGCCTTTCCCCGCTCCGGTGCCCCGCTCGACATGGCCCGCGAGATGTTGCGGCACGCACTGGACTCAGGCGGCCAGGACAACGTGACGATCGCCTTGATCCCCTTAGGAGATGCCCGTGAGTGA